The genomic interval CCGGGCGGGGATGCCGATGCCTCTCGCCTGTGGCAATCGCGGGCCGGTCAACTTGCCCGCGCGGCGATGGATCATCTGGCCAGCCATGCCGCCGAAGGCCCCGAGATGGGGCCGGGCGATTTCAGCGCCCTGCTGCTGGACGAATTTCAGCAACACATGGTCCGGACCGAGGGCGAGGCCCATCCCCTGCTGCATATTCGCGGCCCGCGAGAGGCGCGGATCATCGGCAGCGGCACGGTGATTCTGGCCGGGCTGAACGAAGGCGGCTGGCCCCGCGCGCTGGAGCCTGACCCCTGGCTGTCGCGGCAGATGCGGCTGGATGCCGGGCTGACCGTGCCGGAACGCCAGATCGGACTGTCCGCGCATGACTTTCAGCAGGCCATCGGCCTGCCCCGCGTTTTCCTGACCCGCGCCCGCCGCGATGCCGAGGCGGAAACCATCCCCTCGCGCTGGCTGAACAGGCTGATGAACCTGATGAACGGCCTGCCTCAGCGCAACGGACCCCAGGCGCTGGCCGCCATGCGCGGGCGCGGCGATGACTGGCTGGCGATGGCACAGGCGCTGGCGCAGCCGACCGAGGCATTGCCAGCCGCGCCGCGCCCCTCACCCATTCCGCCGGGACCGCCCTTCCGCGAGTTGCCCGTCACCGATGTGTCGCTGCTGATCCGCGATCCCTATGCCGTCTATGCCAAGCGCGTGCTGGGCCTGCGCCCGCTGAACCCGCTGCGCCCCGAGCCCGATGCCGCCCTGCGTGGCCAGACCCTGCATGCGATTGTCGAGGAACTGCTGACCTCAAAGCCCGACCCCGACAGCAGCCCGGACGATCTGAAGGCCGCATTCCTGCGCGTCACCGCCAAGGTGCTGCAGGCAGAGGTCCCCTGGCCCGCCGCCCGCACGTTTTGGCAGGCCCGGATGGAAAAGATCGCCGATCAGATCGTGACCGATGAACTGGCGCGCATGCAGCAAGGCGAACCGGTCGTAGTCGAACGGCGTGGCCGGGTCCATATCCGCGATCTGGATTTCACCCTGACCGCCAAGCCCGACCGTATCGATCAGCTGCGTGACGGGCAGGTGATGATCTATGACTACAAATCCGGCGCCCCGCCCAGCGATGCCCAGATCAGCCATTTCGACAAGCAACTGGTGCTGGAGGCCGCGATGGCCCGGCAGGGCGGCTTTGACGCGCTTGGCCCTGCGGATGTGGCAGGCATCCGCTATATCCAGCTGGGCGGAGAGGGGAAGACCCATCCGCGCGATTACTCGGCCCAGATGGAACAGGACAACTGGCAGGGGTTTCTGCGCCTGATCGCATCCTATCTGACCGGCGGCGCGGGCTTTACCGCCAAGCGCGCGCCGGAAAAGACCGCCTATGCGGGCGATTACGATCACCTGTCGCGCTATGGCGAATGGTCGCTGTCCGATCCGGCAAGGCCGGAAAAGGTCGGGCGCGATGGATGAGGCGACCCGCAATCAGGTGCAGGCCGCCGATCCGCAGCGCTCGACCTGGCTGACGGCCAATGCGGGCTCGGGCAAGACGCGGGTGCTGACCGACCGGGTGGCGCGCCTGCTGCTGGCGGGCACCGCGCCCGAACGCATCCTGTGCCTGACCTATACCAAGGCCGCCGCGACCGAGATGCAGAACCGCCTGCTGGGCCGTCTGGGCACATGGGCCATGCTGCCCGAGGATCGCCTGCGGCAGGAATTGCACGATCTGGGTGAGCGCGGATCGGTCGATCTGCCCGAGGCCCGTCGCCTGTTCGCCCGCGCCATCGAAGCGCCGGGCGGGCTGAAGGTGCAGACCATCCACAGCTTTTGCGCCGCGCTGCTGCGCCGCTTTCCGCTGGAAGCCGGGGTGCCGCTGGGCTTTACCGAACTGGATGACCGATCCGCCCGCGTGCTGCGTGCCGAGGTGGTCGAAGAGATGGCCGAAGCCGGTGATCCGGCGATGAGCGATCTGACCCTGCTGCAGACGGGCGACAATCTGGACAGCTTTCTGGCCGCCCTGTCCGAGGCGGATTTCACCGATCCCCCCGATCCCGTCGCGATCTGGCAAATGCTGGACCTGCCTGCCGGCCTGACCGCCGATCAGCTTCTGGCGCAGGTCTTTGCCGGCAGCGAAGGCGACCTGATGGGCGCGCTGATCCCGCGGCTGCAGGGCGGCAAGGCCAGCGATCAGAAGCTGGCGCAGAAGCTGTCCGAGGGGAACTGGCGCGATCCGGGCATGGCCGATCTGATGCTGCTCTGCGGTGCCCTGCTGACCGGAGCCAAGACGAAAGACCCTTTCACCGCCAAGATCGGCAGCCTGCCGACCAAGGATCTGCGCACTGGCGCCTGTGCCGGTCTGATGCCGGATCTTGAGGATCTGATGCTGCGCGTTCAGGAGGCGCGGCCCCTGGCGCTGGCCCTGGACCTGGCCCGGAAAACGCTGGCGCTGCATCGCTTTGGCCATGCCTTCACGCAACGGGTGGCCGCGCGCAAGGCGGCGCATGGCTGGCTGGATTTCGACGATCTGATCCGGCGCAGCGCCCGGCTGTTGCAGGAATCAAGCATGGCGCAATGGGTGCTGTGGCGACTGGATGGCGGGATCGACCATATCCTTGTCGATGAGGCGCAGGATACCAGCCCCGAACAATGGCAGGTGATCCGCAGCCTGACCGAGGAATTCACCAGCGGCGCGGGCGCGCAGGACCGGACGCGGACGCTGTTCGTGGTGGGCGATCCGAAACAGTCGATATATTCCTTTCAGGGCGCGGATATCGCCGTCTTCGAAGAGATGCGCGACCGCTTTGACCGCGACTTTCAGGCGGTCCAGCAGCCGATGCAGCAACGCGGGCTGGCGCATTCCTTCCGCTCTTCCCCCGCGATTCTGTCGCTGGTGGATGCGGTCTTTGAGGGGCCCGCCGCGCAGGGCCTTGGCGACCCGCCGCGCCATATCGGCTTTCGCGCCGATCTGCCGGGTCGCGTCGATATCTGGCCACCCCTACCCAAGCCCGAGGCGGCCGAGCGCCCCGACTGGACCCGACCGGTGGATGCGCCCGCCGAAAATGCCGCCGAAACCGAACTGGCCCGCGCCATCGCGCGGCAGATCCGGGCGATGCTGGGCACACCTATCCGCGATGTGAAAACCGGGCAGGCGCGCGGCATCGGTCCGGGCGATATCCAGATCCTCGTGCAGCGGCGCGGCGATCTGTTCAATGACCTGATCCGGGAATTGAAGGCCGCCGATCTGCCGGTCGCAGGCGCAGACCGGCTGAAACTGGCCGCCGAACTGGCGGTGCGCGATATCGTGGCGCTGCTGTCGGTGATTGCCACACCGGAAGACGATTTGTCGCTGGCGGCGGCGCTGCGGTCGCCCCTGCTAGGGCTGAGCGAAAATGATCTGTATCGGCTGGCGGCCAACCGGCCCGAGAAATTCCTGTGGCGGATGCTGTCCCAGTCGGGGCACGCCCACGCGCATGCGATCTTCAGCGATCTCTTCAGCCAGGCCGATTATCTGCGCCCCTATGACCTGATTTCGCGCATCCTGATCCGTCACGGCGGGCGGCAGTCCCTGCTGGCCCGGCTTGGTCCCGAGGCCGAGGACGGGATCGAGGAATTGCTGTCGCAGGCGCTGGCCTATGAGGCGGTGGAAACGCCCTCGCTGACCGGCTTTCTGGTCTGGCTGGCCAGCGATGACGTGCAGGTCAAGCGGCAGCTTCCCGGCGGTGCGGGCGGGCTGATCCGGGTGATGACCGTGCATGGATCCAAGGGGCTGGAAAGCCCGGTGGTGATCCTGCCCGAAACCCAGAAACGCCGCGCCGACAGCCGTGGCCGCACCGTGCGCCTGCTGGATCGCCCGGTCTGGAAGGGCGCATCCGGCGCCCGCCCGCCCAGCGTGGAAGAGGCCGTCGCCGATCACGACCAGCGGCAAGAGGAAGAGCGTCGCAGGCTGCTTTACGTCGCCATGACCCGCGCCGAAAGCTGGCTGATCGTGGCCGCCGCAGGCGATACGGGCGAAGGGATGGACAGCTGGCACGCGATGATCGCCGAGGGCGCGAGCCGCGCGGGCCTGACCCGAAGCGAGGTCGAGATTGACGGCATCGGCACGGCGCTGCGGCTTGGCTTCGGCGACTGGCCCGATCAGGCCGGGCCGGAGGCCGCGCCCGATAACGCCCCTGTGCAGCTGCCCGACTGGGCGCGGCGACATCCACCGACGCCGCCGCCCTCCCGCCTGCCCGT from Paracoccus fistulariae carries:
- the addA gene encoding double-strand break repair helicase AddA — translated: MDEATRNQVQAADPQRSTWLTANAGSGKTRVLTDRVARLLLAGTAPERILCLTYTKAAATEMQNRLLGRLGTWAMLPEDRLRQELHDLGERGSVDLPEARRLFARAIEAPGGLKVQTIHSFCAALLRRFPLEAGVPLGFTELDDRSARVLRAEVVEEMAEAGDPAMSDLTLLQTGDNLDSFLAALSEADFTDPPDPVAIWQMLDLPAGLTADQLLAQVFAGSEGDLMGALIPRLQGGKASDQKLAQKLSEGNWRDPGMADLMLLCGALLTGAKTKDPFTAKIGSLPTKDLRTGACAGLMPDLEDLMLRVQEARPLALALDLARKTLALHRFGHAFTQRVAARKAAHGWLDFDDLIRRSARLLQESSMAQWVLWRLDGGIDHILVDEAQDTSPEQWQVIRSLTEEFTSGAGAQDRTRTLFVVGDPKQSIYSFQGADIAVFEEMRDRFDRDFQAVQQPMQQRGLAHSFRSSPAILSLVDAVFEGPAAQGLGDPPRHIGFRADLPGRVDIWPPLPKPEAAERPDWTRPVDAPAENAAETELARAIARQIRAMLGTPIRDVKTGQARGIGPGDIQILVQRRGDLFNDLIRELKAADLPVAGADRLKLAAELAVRDIVALLSVIATPEDDLSLAAALRSPLLGLSENDLYRLAANRPEKFLWRMLSQSGHAHAHAIFSDLFSQADYLRPYDLISRILIRHGGRQSLLARLGPEAEDGIEELLSQALAYEAVETPSLTGFLVWLASDDVQVKRQLPGGAGGLIRVMTVHGSKGLESPVVILPETQKRRADSRGRTVRLLDRPVWKGASGARPPSVEEAVADHDQRQEEERRRLLYVAMTRAESWLIVAAAGDTGEGMDSWHAMIAEGASRAGLTRSEVEIDGIGTALRLGFGDWPDQAGPEAAPDNAPVQLPDWARRHPPTPPPSRLPVAATSLGGAKVLGAPTADADPAAAMLRGTRLHLLLEHLPGQPPETWRDLAISSLAGGEGGLPDDDELSGLLAEARAVIDAPDLAAIMDPGPDATVLKEVALTAPLPGIGILHGTIDRLIVTADRIRAIDYKSNSQVPATADRVPLGILRQMAAYRQALRMIWPDRVIEISVLWTASQTIMIIPDPLLNEVMATLDRTGPAS